In Geotalea uraniireducens, the genomic window CGCCGGCGAGTTTGCCGAATGGGCGGAGGTCCACGGCAATTTTTACGGGACCTCGATTCGCACGTTGGAAGAGTGCCGCAGCCAGGGGATCGATATCATTCTGGATATCGATTGCCAGGGCGCCCGCCAGCTTAAAGAGCGCTACCACGGTGGCGTTTATGTATTCATCCTTCCCCCGAGCTACGAGGAACTGCGCCGCCGACTCAATGGCCGTTCTTCAGACAGCGACGAGGTGATCAGCCGGCGGATTGGTGCGGCGGCCGGCGAGATCCGTGAATCCCGCTGGTATGATTACATTATCGTCAACGACCAGTTCAGCCGGGCGGTCGAAGAGCTCAAATCGGTGATCATCGCTGAACGGTGCCGGACATCCCGGGTCCTTGAAGGGGTGGCCGAACTTTTTGCCCTGACTTGACTGTCCGGTCGGGCTTTTGGCTATTTTCCGGCCGTTGAGGGCCGGGTTTAAGAAAGGAGCAGTAATGGCACGGGTTACGGTAGAAGACTGTCTGGAGCAGGTTGATAACAGATTTCTCCTGGTGATGCTGGCATCGAAACGGGTGAAACAGCTCTATAAAGGGGCGCGGCCGCTGATCGAGAACAAAGCGGTCAACAAGAACGTGGTGGTGGCGCTGCGGGAAATTGCCGCCGGCAAGGTCGGCTACGAGATGATTTCGCGCAAGGCCCGTTAATCGGTCCCTCCAGAGGGCAGAAGCTCGCCGCTTCCGCCCTTTTTTTGTCTTCACCCGTCCCAACGCTGCGGATCGCCACGCTCCCCGGACAATTCTCCATGATCAGGCTCAACGACATACTTGACAAGGTTGCGTCGTACAACCCCGCCGCCGATTTCGACCTGGTGCGCAAGGCCTACGTTTACTGCGCCAAAGTTCACCAAGGGCAGACCCGGCTCTCCGGCGAGCCTTATCTTATCCACCCCATGGAAGTGGCGGGGCTCCTGGCCGATCTGAGGCTCGATGTCCCAACGGTGGTGACCGGCCTGCTCCACGACACCATCGAAGATACCCTGACGACCCGCGAAGAGCTTGAAACGATGTTCGGGGTCGAGGTTGCCAACCTGGTGGACGGTGTCACCAAGATCAGCAAGATCCACTTCAAGACCAAGGAAGAGAGTCAGGCGGAGAACTTCCGCAAGATGCTCCTCGCGATGTCCAACGATATCCGGGTCATCCTGGTCAAACTCGCCGACCGACTGCACAATATGCGCACCCTGCAGTACCAGCCCGAGCCGAAGCAGCGTTCCATCAGCCGGGAAACCCTCGATATCTACGCCCCGCTGGCCAACCGGCTCGGGATTTCCTGGATCAAGAGCGAACTGGAAGACCTTTCCTTCCGCTACCTCGACCCGCAAATTTATTACGATCTGGCCTCCAAGGTCGCCAAGAAGAAAAAGGAGCGGGAGAGCTACGTCGAAGATGTCCGGCAGATCATCGTCGACAAACTCGCCGATCATGACCTCAAGGGCGAGGTGTACGGGCGCAGCAAGCATCTCTATTCGATCTGGCGGAAAATGCAGAACCGCAACGTCGATATCGACCAGATATATGACCTGATTGCCATCCGGGTGATGGTGGAAGATATCCGGGAGTGCTACGAAGTGCTCGGGATCATCCATTCGACCTGGAAGCCGATTCCCGGACGGTTCAAGGACTATATCGCCATGCCGAAGGGGAACATGTATCAGTCGCTCCATACTACGGTGATCGGCCCGGCAGGCGAGCGGATGGAGGTACAGATCCGTACCGGGGAGATGCACCGCGTGGCAGAGGCGGGGATCGCCGCCCACTGGAAGTACAAGGAGGGCAAAGGGTACGACGAGAAGGAGGTCAAGCGCTTCGCCTGGTTGCGGCAACTCTTGGAATGGCAGCAGGAGCTGCAAGACTCCCGCGAATTCATGAACACGGTGAAGGTCGAGCTGTTCCCGGAAGAGGTCTACGTCTTTACCCCCAAGGGCGACGTGAAGAGTTTTCCCAAAGGCTCGACGCCGATCGACTTTGCCTACAGCGTGCATACCGACATCGGCCACCGCTGCGTCGGCGCCAAGGTCAACGGCAAGCTGGTCCCGCTCAAGCACGAGCTGAAGAATGGCGATATCGTCGAGGTGGTCACTTCTCCTCACCATACGCCGAGCAAGGACTGGCTAAAGATTGTCAAGAGTTCGCGGGCGCGCAACAAGATTCGCGCCTGGGTCAAGACCGAAGAGCGGAAACGGAGTATCTCTCTCGGCCGGGAGATTGTCGAGAAGGAGTTCCGGCGCTATTCGCTCAGTCTTTCCAAACTACAGAAATCGGGTGAACTGAAACGGGTTGCCGGCGATTTCGGTTTCGTCGGCGAAGACGATCTGATGGCGGCGGTCGGCTATGGCAAACTCTCCAGCGGTCAGTTGCTCGGCAAGCTGTTGCCGCCGGAAAAACTCGAAAATCGTCCCGAACCCCAGGAGTCCCGGATTGGCAAGGTTATCGGCAAGCTGACCGGGAGGGCATCGACCGCCGCCATCCAGATCGGCGGCATCGATGATGTGCTGGTCCGCTTTGGCAAGTGCTGCAACCCGGTACCCGGTGACGACGTGGTCGGCTTCATCACCCGCGGTCGGGGAGTGACGGTTCATACGGCTGACTGCCCGGTGGCACTGGAAAACGATCCCGAACGGCGCATCGCCGTCGATTGGAACCGTGAGCGCCGGGTGGCCCTGCCGGTCAAAATCCGTGTCTCCTGCCATGACCAGAAAGGTATCCTGGCCAATATTACCCAGGCGATCACCTTCTGCGAGGCGAACATCTCCAGTGCGTCGATCCAGAGTACCGTCGACAAGCGGGGGGTGAATATTTTTGAGGTCGATGTCACCGACCTGGATCACCTCAATCGGGTGATGAACAATATCATGAAGGTCGTCGGCGTTACCAAGGTCGAGCGGCTCAAGAGCTGAGCGAGTGCCGTGCCTGCCGTCGCCACGTGGCGGGTCGATGCTCGCAATAACGGCTTTGCGGAGGGGAAGATGAAGAAAATTATCGCGACGTCGGCAGCGCCGCAGGCGATTGGCCCGTATTCTCAGGCGGTCAAGGCGGGCGGGTTCCTGTTCCTGTCCGGGCAGATTCCTCTCGACCCGGCAACAGGCGAACTGATTACCGGTGATATTGCGTTGCAGGCATCGCGGGTGATGGACAACATTGCCGCAGTGCTCGCTGCGGCCGGCCTCGACTTTGCCGCGGTGGTTAAAACGACCATCTACCTGACCGACCTAGCCCATTTTGCGGTGGTCAACGAAGTGTATGGCAGCCGCTTTGCCGCCGCTCCTCCGGCGCGCTCCACGGTCGAGGTGCGGGGGCTGCCCAAGGGGGCGCAGGTCGAGATTGAGGTGGTGGCTGCCTGCGGTAACTAACTGATCCGGCGATCAAGCGGCTGCGGTGCAACGACAAAAAGCCGCAACGCGTGAGCGCTGCGGCTTCTCATTCGCCCCCGGCCGTTGCGGGCCGGGGCGTGACCGTATGTGATTACAGGGCCTTGGTGACGTGGCCCGAGCGGATGCAGCGGGTACAAACCCGGATGCTCTTGACGCTGCCGTTACGCACCGCCTTGACTTTCTGGAGGTTGGGGTGCCACGTGGTGCGGGTTTTATTGTTGGCGTGGCTGACGTTGTTACCGAAACTGGGCCCTTTGCCGCAGATTTCACAGACCTTGGACATGGTTCAACTCCCTCTCTAAAGTATCTGAAGCGTTTTTTTATAGCAGAGCTGTAGAATTATTGCAAGTGAAATGTTTCGCTAAGGTGGCATAATGGCACTCTTCTTTCGGGGACTGCTCTCCCTGTTGATCGTTCTGGCGATTATTACCACGGTGCTCTTCGTCGACTTCGTCTACAAGACCTTCTCGCTGCGCCAGCGTGACGTCCATACCGATGCCATCGTCGTCCTGGCGGGGGGGCGGGGACGTGTCGAGGAGGGGGTGAAACTGTTCCGAGAGCGAAAGGGCGACTACCTGTTCCTGATCGGGGTCGACCCGGTGGTGAAAAAGGGGGAACTGTTCCACGAACAGCCGGGCGAACATCTTGCCGGCCGGGTTTTCCTGGAAAACGTCTCGACGAATACCCTGGAGAACGCGTTGTACGGGCGGGAGCTCTTGGCGGGTAAGGATATCCGTTCACTGCGGCTGATCACCTCCCGCTACCACATGAAGCGGGCGACGTTGATCTTCCGGCAGGTATTGCCGAAGGACGTTGCCATCTATCCCCATCCGGTGGACAGCAAGAACCTGAAAGAGGAATGGTGGAGCCACGGTGGCAGTTTCCGGCTGCTGTTCAGCGAGTTCTACAAGTATTGCCTGTTTCGGTTCTTCTTTCTGTTTGCCTCGGGTGAATTGCGGCCGGGAGCCGGCGGCTGACGAAAAGGATGGGGTAATCGGGGGGCGCGACGCCCCCCGTTGCATTTTGATGAAGGTCAGGCTTCGGTTTTTTCTTCGATTCGCGGGAAGAGGGGCTCGGCTTTGATAATCGTCGTCCCCGGCGCCAGCCGACCCCAGGTCAGGTCATCCGCCTTGGGGGGCTCAACCCAGTTCAGGTAACGGAGCCCCTTGGCTGCCGAATTGGGCATGAACGCGGTCAGCAGCAGGTAGACGAGCCGTTGGGCCTCAAGCAGCGTGTACATGACGGTGCCGAGGCGTTCCTGCTGTGCGGGGTCTTTGGCGAGGGCCCAGGGGGCCGTCTCGTCGATGTACTTGTTGCCGGCGGAAATGACTTCCCAGATCGCCTGCAGGCCCTTGCTGAAGGCCAGCTCGTTGATGCAGGTGTCGAGCTGTTCGATCATCGCCTCTGCTTTGGCCCGGAATGCCGTATCGACCTCCGTAAACGGGCCGGGCGCCGGCAGCGTGCCGCCAAAGTACTTGTTGACCATGGCGGTGGAGCGGTTGAGCAGATTCCCCAGATCGTTGGCCAGGTCCGAATTGATCCGGTGCACCAGCGCCGCATGGGAGAAATCGCCGTCGAG contains:
- the rpoZ gene encoding DNA-directed RNA polymerase subunit omega; translation: MARVTVEDCLEQVDNRFLLVMLASKRVKQLYKGARPLIENKAVNKNVVVALREIAAGKVGYEMISRKAR
- the rpmB gene encoding 50S ribosomal protein L28 — protein: MSKVCEICGKGPSFGNNVSHANNKTRTTWHPNLQKVKAVRNGSVKSIRVCTRCIRSGHVTKAL
- a CDS encoding YdcF family protein gives rise to the protein MALFFRGLLSLLIVLAIITTVLFVDFVYKTFSLRQRDVHTDAIVVLAGGRGRVEEGVKLFRERKGDYLFLIGVDPVVKKGELFHEQPGEHLAGRVFLENVSTNTLENALYGRELLAGKDIRSLRLITSRYHMKRATLIFRQVLPKDVAIYPHPVDSKNLKEEWWSHGGSFRLLFSEFYKYCLFRFFFLFASGELRPGAGG
- a CDS encoding RidA family protein; amino-acid sequence: MKKIIATSAAPQAIGPYSQAVKAGGFLFLSGQIPLDPATGELITGDIALQASRVMDNIAAVLAAAGLDFAAVVKTTIYLTDLAHFAVVNEVYGSRFAAAPPARSTVEVRGLPKGAQVEIEVVAACGN
- a CDS encoding RelA/SpoT family protein, producing the protein MIRLNDILDKVASYNPAADFDLVRKAYVYCAKVHQGQTRLSGEPYLIHPMEVAGLLADLRLDVPTVVTGLLHDTIEDTLTTREELETMFGVEVANLVDGVTKISKIHFKTKEESQAENFRKMLLAMSNDIRVILVKLADRLHNMRTLQYQPEPKQRSISRETLDIYAPLANRLGISWIKSELEDLSFRYLDPQIYYDLASKVAKKKKERESYVEDVRQIIVDKLADHDLKGEVYGRSKHLYSIWRKMQNRNVDIDQIYDLIAIRVMVEDIRECYEVLGIIHSTWKPIPGRFKDYIAMPKGNMYQSLHTTVIGPAGERMEVQIRTGEMHRVAEAGIAAHWKYKEGKGYDEKEVKRFAWLRQLLEWQQELQDSREFMNTVKVELFPEEVYVFTPKGDVKSFPKGSTPIDFAYSVHTDIGHRCVGAKVNGKLVPLKHELKNGDIVEVVTSPHHTPSKDWLKIVKSSRARNKIRAWVKTEERKRSISLGREIVEKEFRRYSLSLSKLQKSGELKRVAGDFGFVGEDDLMAAVGYGKLSSGQLLGKLLPPEKLENRPEPQESRIGKVIGKLTGRASTAAIQIGGIDDVLVRFGKCCNPVPGDDVVGFITRGRGVTVHTADCPVALENDPERRIAVDWNRERRVALPVKIRVSCHDQKGILANITQAITFCEANISSASIQSTVDKRGVNIFEVDVTDLDHLNRVMNNIMKVVGVTKVERLKS
- the gmk gene encoding guanylate kinase → MKREGVLFIISAPSGAGKTTLCKEIIDIFPGLRHSVSYTTRQPRGGEVHGKDYFFVSPEEFRRMADAGEFAEWAEVHGNFYGTSIRTLEECRSQGIDIILDIDCQGARQLKERYHGGVYVFILPPSYEELRRRLNGRSSDSDEVISRRIGAAAGEIRESRWYDYIIVNDQFSRAVEELKSVIIAERCRTSRVLEGVAELFALT